A window of Candidatus Binataceae bacterium genomic DNA:
CGCGCCTTCGATACGCTTCTGCATGCCGTGTGCCTTGGTTTCCTTGCGCACGAAGCACCCTCGCAGCTTGAGGTCATGCCGATAACCCGCGGCAATGATAGCGCTAATAAGCGGAATCGCTGCGACCGCCATCCCGCCAATCTGACCGACTCCCGCTGCACTCACAGATTCCAGCATCAGTTCGCCGACTAAAAACATCCCCCGAGGAAGGAACATCGCAGGGCGGCAATCCAGATAGAAGTCTGAGACCTTGCCGGAGGAGAGGGTTACTTGCCGCTCGAAGTAGGCCTCGCGCACCAAGAGGTCGATCAGTTCACGGCGCAACTCCAGGTCCATGGC
This region includes:
- the pyrE gene encoding orotate phosphoribosyltransferase; protein product: AMDLELRRELIDLLVREAYFERQVTLSSGKVSDFYLDCRPAMFLPRGMFLVGELMLESVSAAGVGQIGGMAVAAIPLISAIIAAGYRHDLKLRGCFVRKETKAHGMQKRIEGAFRPELRTAVLDDAITTGGSTLEALAALREAGANVTHGFALVDRNEGGREALAAAGLKYQFLLDANEIRAAARAGK